Proteins found in one Sporosarcina sp. FSL K6-3457 genomic segment:
- a CDS encoding carbohydrate ABC transporter permease, translated as MIFRKKHVIPTLFILPSILLLGIFIYFPLVQNFYNSFFDFSVFSPTKEYVGFAAFEYLLQDKVIVIAFLNNIKYAVISMVFQVAFALILATILEDKLFRKVAPALRIIYFIPVMISISVIALLFGFIYNPQMGLLNSFLELIGLENLAIPWLGNATASIYAVIAMSQWQSIGFITMLFIVAIQKIPKDLYEAADIDGAGKVRKFLSITVPQVKETMFVNTLITITGAMLVFNEPYILTNGGPGFSSMTLSVHMYQQGFVKDNMGYASAVATLIFALTAIFALIQIKVSGTGKDE; from the coding sequence ATGATCTTTAGAAAAAAACACGTTATTCCAACTCTATTCATACTACCAAGTATATTGTTATTAGGAATCTTCATTTACTTTCCACTCGTACAAAACTTCTATAATAGCTTTTTTGATTTTAGTGTATTTTCACCAACGAAAGAGTATGTTGGATTTGCTGCTTTTGAATACTTGTTACAAGATAAAGTAATTGTTATTGCTTTTTTAAATAATATTAAATATGCAGTAATTTCAATGGTTTTTCAAGTCGCATTTGCTTTAATTTTAGCAACGATTTTGGAAGATAAATTATTTAGAAAAGTTGCTCCAGCTTTACGTATCATTTATTTTATACCGGTGATGATTTCCATTTCTGTTATCGCGTTATTGTTTGGTTTCATCTACAATCCGCAAATGGGGCTTTTAAACAGCTTTTTAGAACTAATTGGACTCGAAAACTTGGCAATCCCTTGGTTAGGAAATGCGACTGCATCAATCTATGCAGTTATTGCCATGTCACAATGGCAAAGTATAGGCTTCATCACAATGTTGTTCATTGTAGCCATCCAGAAAATTCCTAAAGATTTATATGAGGCGGCTGATATAGATGGTGCAGGAAAGGTTAGAAAATTTTTAAGTATTACCGTTCCACAAGTGAAGGAAACGATGTTTGTAAACACACTAATTACGATTACGGGGGCAATGTTGGTTTTCAATGAGCCCTATATCCTCACAAATGGCGGTCCAGGATTTAGCTCCATGACATTGTCAGTGCATATGTATCAACAAGGCTTTGTAAAAGATAATATGGGATATGCTTCAGCGGTAGCAACATTAATCTTTGCATTGACAGCGATTTTTGCCTTGATCCAAATAAAAGTTTCCGGAACTGGAAAGGATGAGTAG
- a CDS encoding PfkB family carbohydrate kinase: protein MNLIAVGDNVVDCYLDQKIYYPGGNCVNVAVNAKRNGAENVAYIGIFGSDSMAEHIQYALKEESIDFSLSRKADGLSGQPQVSLTSSGDRVFVGGAKNTVQHTLKLRLIQEDLEFISKFDVCHISCYSSMESELANVATIIDIAYDFSNNLKLDYIGSIAQHITYAFFSAAELNDQELNTFIEQIKVLNFEIAVVTRGSLPALFIKNGEIFKQNLTPITVVDTMGAGDSLIGAFLVHYKNEVTMEESIERATKSAEKTCGFYGGFGYPKEY, encoded by the coding sequence ATGAATTTAATAGCTGTTGGTGATAATGTTGTGGATTGTTATTTGGATCAGAAAATCTATTATCCGGGTGGTAACTGTGTCAATGTAGCTGTAAATGCCAAAAGGAATGGTGCTGAAAATGTAGCTTATATTGGAATTTTTGGCTCTGACAGTATGGCGGAACATATCCAGTACGCATTAAAAGAGGAATCAATCGATTTTAGTCTTTCTCGAAAAGCAGATGGCCTTAGTGGCCAACCGCAAGTATCACTGACTTCAAGTGGTGATCGAGTATTTGTCGGGGGAGCTAAAAACACTGTACAGCATACATTAAAGCTTCGATTGATTCAAGAAGATTTAGAGTTTATATCGAAATTTGATGTATGTCATATTAGTTGCTACTCTTCGATGGAAAGCGAACTTGCAAATGTTGCGACGATTATCGATATTGCCTATGACTTTTCAAATAATTTAAAGTTGGATTATATTGGGTCCATTGCACAGCACATCACATACGCATTCTTCTCAGCTGCGGAATTAAATGATCAAGAATTGAATACATTTATTGAACAGATAAAAGTACTGAACTTTGAAATAGCAGTGGTAACTCGCGGTAGTTTACCAGCATTATTTATTAAAAACGGGGAAATTTTCAAACAAAACTTAACACCGATTACTGTTGTGGATACGATGGGAGCAGGAGATAGTTTGATTGGAGCGTTTTTAGTTCATTATAAAAATGAAGTGACAATGGAAGAGTCCATTGAAAGAGCTACAAAATCTGCTGAAAAAACATGTGGATTCTATGGTGGATTTGGTTATCCGAAGGAATATTAA
- a CDS encoding carbohydrate ABC transporter permease encodes MSKTKTNEDYVGHNKMTRFFTSIAKLNLHAKVSKNLILLGLLFFALLILYPLFWMVISSLKSYDEIYNKVWSLPTEWHFENYLTAWSKGISSYFLNSLIVTLSTIVLVVVVGSMAAFTLSRYKSRWIDFALIFIIGGLMMNPQVALIPLFEMLTWMDLINTRWALILTYVAFRLPLTIILIRAFFLSIPKDLEESAIIDGCSEFGIYSKIYLPLSIPIIMTAIVFTAFFAWNEFLFATVFIDSDVLKTIPSGLMNFRDALRTDWGVLLAGMVIASIPMIILLILLQKYLVRGLSEGSVKG; translated from the coding sequence GTGTCTAAAACAAAGACAAATGAAGATTACGTGGGACACAATAAAATGACAAGATTCTTTACATCTATTGCAAAATTAAACTTACATGCTAAAGTTTCTAAGAATCTAATTCTTCTAGGGTTATTGTTTTTTGCCTTACTTATCCTGTATCCACTTTTTTGGATGGTCATTTCATCATTAAAAAGCTATGATGAAATTTATAATAAGGTGTGGTCACTCCCCACAGAATGGCATTTCGAAAACTATCTCACTGCATGGTCTAAAGGTATATCTAGTTATTTTTTGAATAGCTTAATTGTTACGCTATCAACAATCGTATTAGTCGTTGTAGTAGGGTCGATGGCAGCGTTTACATTGTCTAGGTACAAATCAAGATGGATTGATTTCGCTTTAATTTTCATCATTGGGGGACTCATGATGAATCCTCAAGTAGCGTTAATCCCATTATTTGAAATGCTAACGTGGATGGATTTAATCAATACTCGGTGGGCGTTAATATTAACATATGTCGCCTTTAGATTGCCTTTGACCATTATATTAATAAGAGCTTTCTTCTTAAGTATCCCTAAAGATTTAGAAGAATCAGCCATAATTGACGGATGCAGCGAGTTTGGTATCTATAGCAAAATTTATCTTCCGTTGTCAATCCCAATTATTATGACCGCAATTGTATTCACTGCATTTTTCGCTTGGAATGAGTTTTTGTTTGCGACTGTTTTTATTGATTCGGATGTATTAAAAACAATCCCTTCTGGTCTGATGAATTTCAGGGATGCACTGCGTACAGATTGGGGCGTTCTACTAGCTGGAATGGTAATCGCATCTATTCCTATGATTATATTATTGATTTTACTACAAAAATATTTAGTTAGAGGGCTGTCTGAGGGCTCTGTTAAAGGCTAA
- a CDS encoding GntR family transcriptional regulator — translation MKSEKKVNSDDSVLLYEQIKIGIKELIKKNNLKARDKIPNETELGEIYNVSRITVRRAIKELVDENILEVIRGKGTFVKATKKNIHLLNLKGFTEGMSTEENNIEKKVIYNKVVSDDPDIPRVFLHEYSEFLKLVRIVTDSAGPLSVDYAYLPKSIYPDIEALISDNVSTFKVIRENYNVKFTRVEKEVEYVHPSSEICKHLGINKMSTVILVKKIIYGSNNLPVHYSKYYLLGDRVKFYIDADYTE, via the coding sequence ATGAAGAGTGAAAAAAAAGTGAATTCAGATGACTCTGTTTTATTGTATGAGCAAATTAAAATTGGAATTAAAGAATTAATAAAAAAAAATAACTTAAAAGCTAGAGACAAGATACCAAACGAAACTGAATTGGGGGAGATTTATAATGTAAGCCGAATCACGGTTCGGAGAGCTATAAAGGAATTAGTTGATGAAAATATTTTAGAAGTTATTAGAGGAAAAGGTACCTTTGTCAAAGCCACCAAAAAGAATATCCATTTATTGAATTTAAAAGGGTTTACAGAGGGCATGTCTACTGAGGAAAATAATATAGAGAAAAAAGTTATATATAACAAAGTAGTTTCTGATGATCCTGATATACCAAGAGTTTTTTTACATGAATATAGTGAATTCCTAAAATTAGTTCGTATTGTGACAGATTCAGCTGGTCCTTTAAGTGTAGATTATGCCTATTTACCCAAAAGTATATATCCAGATATTGAAGCACTAATATCGGATAATGTATCTACTTTTAAAGTAATTAGAGAAAATTATAATGTTAAGTTTACACGGGTTGAAAAAGAAGTTGAATATGTACATCCGTCATCTGAAATCTGTAAACATTTAGGTATTAATAAAATGTCAACTGTAATTTTAGTAAAGAAAATAATCTATGGATCCAATAACTTGCCTGTCCATTATTCAAAATATTATTTGCTAGGTGACAGGGTTAAGTTTTATATAGA